A window of Bacteroidota bacterium genomic DNA:
GAAACGGGCAAGATTAAAAATATCGACTCGCTGTACAAGGGCATTACTGCTTTGGAGGATGTGGACAGCGATGCGATTGAGAAATTGTATATCAACGGGTTTTGCCCGTATAAGGAGTTGATGAAGGATAAGCCTTTTGCCAACCACTATTTTGTGCTGAAAAATAACAAGAAAAGCGTGCTGTGTTATTACAATCCTTTTACTGAGAATATCGAAAAGGTGGATAAGCGCACGGCTTATGGCATAAAACCCAAAAACGCTGAACAAGCTTTTGCTATGCACGCCATTATGAATCCCGAAGTGCAATTAGTAACTATACAAGGGGTGGCAGGTACGGGTAAAACCTTACTGGCGTTGGCTTGCGCGTTGGAGCAACGCTCGCAGTTCCGTCAGATATATTTGGCAAGGCCCGTGGTACCGCTAAATAATAAGGACATTGGCTACTTGCCGGGGGATATAAAATCGAAGTTGAACCCTTATATGGAGCCGTTGTGGGATAATTTGAAGTTTATACAAAGCCAGTTTAAAGAAACGGAGAAGGAGCACAGCAAGGTGACGGAACTGGTGGAGAATGAAAAACTGGTGATTACCCCGCTGGCCTATATACGCGGCCGCAGTTTAAGTAATATTATTTTTATTGTGGACGAAGCCCAAAACCTTACCCCGCTGGAGGTGAAAACGATTATCACGCGGGCAGGGGAGGGTACTAAGATTATTTTTACGGGGGATATTTACCAAATTGATACCCCCTACCTTGATACCCAAAGTAACGGGCTAAGTTATTTGATTGACCGCATACGCGACCAAAACATCTACAGCCATATTACCCTTGAAAAGGGCGAGCGCAGCGAGCTGGCTAACTTGGCGAATTACTTGTTGTAACTATTGGTGGTGTGTTTTCCACCCCCCTGCCCCGCCTGCGGGGGATATTGAAAGTCTGGCAAATAGTGGACTTAGCGCGACGCTATATATTTAATATAGTTAATCCCTAAGCGTTGACGCTTCTGGGAACGGGTAGTGCGGGGTGTCATTCTCAACTTGATTGAGAATCTATGCGGGGAGTGGCTAACTATTCTCTACCCTCAGTTTCCTGCTTTCGCAGGAATGACTGCCCGCGCACACGGGCGTATCAATTTTACATTTTACCAATTATAAAGATGTCCGTTCTTTGACTGAATAAAACGATGAATATTTTGCTAACCCCGCAAACCCTTGTGCTGCGCGTAACAAAAATAACTGCATAACTCCGTAACCGGATAACACCGTAACATGGGTAATTACTTGTTGTAACTACTGATTTTCCACCCCCAGCCCCCGCCTGCGGGGGACATTGAACGTTTAGCGATATTGGGTACTCGAAAACACGTTGAAATAGGTTTGCTTTCCAATGTCCTCCTCTTAGAGGAGGATTTAGGAGGAGGGTACCCGTCATGCCGAACTTGTTTCGGCATCTCATCAGTATTTAGCGTGAATTGGTAATGCGATGTTGAAACGAGTTCAACATGACGGGGGCAGGTAGTACGCACAAACCTGTCATGCTGACGAAGGAAGCATCTTATAGCAAATGTGTTTTAGCTTTGAGTTGACACATTTGGTAGAAGGAATTTCGCTGCGCTCAATTTGACAGTGGTGAGATAAGCTCCCTTCATGCCGAACTTGTTTCGGCATCGCATACGTAGTTATCGTAAATTGGTAACGATACCCTGAAACGAGTTCAGTGTAACGGGTTGGGGTTATGGCAGCAACAACGATGAATCGCCGTAGCTTAAAAAGCGGTAATTGTTATCAAGGGCTTGGCCGTAAATGGTTTTCCAGTTGCCTTGCACCAAGGCATCTACCAGCAACAATAGGGTAGAGGCAGGCTGATGGAAATTGGTAACAAGTCCTTTACACACCTTAAATTCATAGCCGGGGGCAATCAGCAATTCCGTTTCACCGATTAGCTGTTGCAGGTTGTTTTGCTGCATAAAACCCAAAACGGCTTGCATACTTTGCTCTACACTAATGTGCAGCGGCGAGGTGTAAGGGGCAAGTTTATCCACCAAAAACTCTTTATCGCTATCGGTTAACAGCTTTACCCCGTACCAATAGATACTTTCCAGCGTACGCATACTGGTAGTGCCTACGGGAATTGTATTCGTATGGTGCTTTAAAATATTTTCGATGTTTTGGCGACTGTACACCACCTGTTCGCGGTGCATGGGGTGGGTACTCAGGTCTTTTACTTTCACAGGCTGAAATGTACCAGCGCCTACGTGCAAGGTTACAAAATCGTGTTGTATGCCACGTTTTTCAAGAGCTTCAAAAACCGCAGGAGTAAAGTGCAGCCCTGCTGTTGGAGCAGCTACCGAACCATCGTTTTGGGCATACACGGTTTGGTAGGTTTCTGTATCTTTTTCTGTGGCCTCACGGTTTAGGTAGGGCGGTATAGGAATTTGTCCCACTACTTCCAATAATTCTGAAAGGGTGAGCGTGGCAGGTTCCCAAGAAATCTCTATCAACTTTTCGTCGCGGTTTACAAGGCGGGCAGTAAGGCTAAACGACTCGTTGTTGATGGTTAAGTTTCTTTGGAGCAATTCGTTGTCTTTCCAGCGTTTAAGATTGCCTACCAAACATTCAAACGTTACCGAACCTTTGGCAGCCATAGTAATGGCAGTGATGCGGGAGGGCAGTACGGGATGCAATAAAAATACCTCAATCAATGCGCCTGTATCTTTGCGAAAATGCAATCTGGCAGGAATTACCTTAGTGTTGTTGAAAAACAAAAAGCTGCCTGCGGGTAATAAACCCGGAATTTTGCTAAACGTGCGGTGGCTTATTTCACCGTTTTGATACACCAGCAATTTTGAGGCATCGCGTTGTTCCAGCGGAAATTTGGCAATACGTTCATCAGGCAAAGAATAATTGTATTCTTCGAGGTCTATTTGTTGCAGGCGTTGCAAACGCGAGGAGGTATCCATACTGGGGCAAACCTACAACGCAAGGGTAAAAAATAAAAGCAGGACGTTGTTTAACCCCTGCTTCTATGAGTTAGTGTGTTGGATTATCGCATTTTGCCAATCAGCACGGGGTGAAGCTCAAAGGTGTTTACACCGCTGGTTACGGCGGGGTCGCTCATGGCTATAGCGTGCGCGGCGTTTTCATCTTCCACTTCCAGTATCCCCAAGCCCCAAACCGAGTTCGGTTCAAGTACGGGGCCAAACAGCACGGCAGTTCTTTCATCGCAAAGACGGCTCCAGTATTCTGAGTGGGTTTGCATTATTTGTTTCTCTTCGTCGGTCATGTCAAAGGCAAACGTTGGGCGTGGAGGGATGAGTTTATATAAAAAGTATTTCATGGTGGTATGTATAAAAGGGTGATGATTAATAATTAGCCGGCTTTCGTATAGGCTTGTCGGGCCCAATCAATTACTTCTTCGGTGATGTGTGATAGGTTTTCAATCACAATTTTGTGGGTACACATAGCTCCGGCACCGGGTATGGCCTGCAACAGTTGTGTCGGATCTTGTCCTTTCAGTATCAGTTCAAGTTCAAAACGGGTTTTGGTGGCGGGCTTAAGGCAGGCAAACTGTTTTTTGCGACGCAGGCTCACGTAAGCTTTTTTGGGTGAGATTTCAATGTCGTCCCCAAATTTGCCAATGTGTTCCATTAAAATGTCGTAAATGGGTTTCAGGTGTTCTTTGCCCTTGTATTGCTCGGTTATCAATGCATCCCCGTCCATCGAGCCTGAATCCGTGCCGTTGGTTTTGTGTACGATAAGGTCGGCATAGTTAAGCCCCAAGCCGTAGTTGTCTTGTAAAAACTTTACCGATTCTTTGTGCTTCAGGTGTTTGTTTTGGGCGGCAATGGCCATCCATTCTTCCAACGTTTTTCCTGTGTTTTTGGGCAGGTTCTCAATCATTTTGTCAAGCATAGTTTTGTAGTATTAAATTGTTGATACAAAACTACCTTGCCCGCTACCCCTATGATTGTAAAAATCGGAAGTGCTATTCTTTGTAAAAAATCTTACCGAACTCGTTATCGGCAAGGGCTAACTTGGTGGGTGGCATCCCCGTGAATCGTTTAAAATCTTTGATAAAATGGGATTGGTCGTAGTAGAAATCGTAAAATGAGGAGGTGAAAAAGCTTTTCTCGTCGTTGCGGGCTAATGCCTGATAGAACTGTTGGAACCGAATAATGGACGCAAGGTTTTTAGGACTGATACCTGCTTTTTCGGTAAACTTCATGTTGAGCCAACGGCTGCTGTAGCCGGTTTCTTTTTCAAGCTCTTTTACCGTAATGCGACCTTTTGAAAACAGGATTTTTTTCACACAATAATCATAAATGGCATCGTGCGGTTGACGGGTAAACTGCCGTAGTAAAAACTGTTGCAGTAGGTAAATTTTCTCAGCCAGTGTAGGGGCGTTGCTTATGTGTTCTTCAAGGGTTTTTGCTGCCTGTCCTACAACGGTAGTTAGTGAGTGGATATGGTTTTTTATTTCGTTTTGGGGGAGATGAAAAAAGCGGTATGCACCAAAGACACTAAACTCAACCCCTATGGTGCCCGCATAGCTATCATCAGGCGATACTACCACAGAGGGAATATCCGTCATACCGATAAGTGTGATGCTGTTTTCAGCCGAGGTATGGTTGCAGCCTTCCATTATCCCCGTTAGTTTATTTCTAAAGGGTATCACCAGCTTTATCAGGCCGTTGGGTACAATCAAGTTCAGGTCGGCGTTGGGTGGTATGCCTTCGCTTTCAAATACCCACAGCTTATCAATATACCCTTGCAGTTGGGGCAGCGGGGTGATATTTTGAAGACGCATGAATGGCATACGACGGCTATTATTGTATTTGACCCAAGTGGTGTTTTAAATGGTCGATATAATCGGCAATTAAAAACTCAAGGGTGTGCGGTTCTTGCCCTTGCTTGCCGGTATCGCAAGTATAAGAAAGTTTTTCGGCAGGCATATTATCCAATACGCGGCAAATGTGCTGGTTAAGCACTTTCCATAATTCAACCACCTCTTGGGTGGGCGTGTTTTGATAGTTTTGGTGCAGTACCCACTCGTTTTGGTAATACACAATGTTTTGGTTTTGCAGGTGTTGGGTTACAATAAACCTGCGCAGATTGTTTTGGGCGCTATCAGCCAAATGCCCCAGTATTTCGCGCTTGCTCCATTTATCGGGTGCGGGTTTGTGACTCCACGCTTCTTCAGTAATACCGTTAAAAGCATTGAGTGAATTAGTGATTACATGTTTTAGTTCTGCTGAGGGAGTCATCATAGTTTTATGGGTATCACCCGAAAATCGGGAAGCAGATTCAAAAGTAAATTTTTTTGATGCAATTTAGTACGACAGGTTAAAACCAATCGTTTTTGTGATTACTCATTAGGAACGGACTTAAGTCCGTTCCTAATGGGGAATTGTAATAGCAGGGTTTTCAAACCCTCTTATAATATTAACAAGGCAGAGCGGTATTGACCCGAATATAAAATTCAGGTCTTTTAAAAGTAACGTCCCGAATGGTTTTAAACCATTCGGGACGCACACTTGCAACAAAGGCGGGCTTTATGCCCGTCGGGAGTGGGTTTACTCCTTCCCCTTATCACCCACAAATTGGTCGGTGGGGTGTTTAAAAAATACGTTAAAAGTAGTTAGACTGCCGTAGCAACGGGTAATGTATTGTTGTATATCCACCTTGGCTTCGTCGCTCAGGTTGCTGGCATTTACCTTTTGTTCCATCGTGCGCAGGCGGTCGCGCAGCATCACAATTTTGTGGAAGAACTGCTCAATAGGCACTTCTTTGGTGGCCAAATCCTTGCGCCCGGGTTGTAAAATCATTTTACCGCCCGTCCATTTTTCACCGAGCAATGATGTGCTTTCGGTTACATCGCTCCACTTTTGCAAAATGCGTATCAGTGAGCGTTCCACCTCGTACATACTCACCATATCGGTATCGGGTACCATTTCGTCAATCACTTCAATCTCATCCGTGTTGGGTATTTCCCTGTAACCGCTGCTCATAAAAGTTACCTGCAACGACGATGATTTAACGTTTATCACCACTCCTTCGCCGTGGTTGGGGTGCTTAATACGTGAGCCAATTCCTAAGTTGTATTCCATGTTTAGTTTCTTGTTTTAAGTGTACTGTTTTAAGTTTTTTATGGCCAAGTAACTTTGTAAACCGTCACCCTGAACTTGTTTCAGGGTATCATTACCAATTTACGATAATTACTTATGCGATACCGAAACAAGTTCGGCATGACTGTTTTTGTAGGGTATTACACCGATAACCAATAACAATCAACCAATAACTATTTTCCGAAAAGATTGCCTAAGCCCGGTAATAGTTGTCCGGCAATGGCTTGCATTTCTGCATTGGCCACATTGTCTGCATTTTCAATGGCACGGTTCACCGCCACCGTCAAAATGTCTTGCAACTGCTCTTTGTCTGCCAACAACCTATCGTCAATAATAATTTCTTGTATGCGGCGGTTTCCGTTAGCAATCACGCGCACCGCACCGTTTTCTGCTTCGCCTTGCACGCTAATGGTTTCAAGGCGTTGTTTCACTTCTTCGGCCTTCTGTTTGGCCTCATTCAATTTTCCGAACATGATTGGGTTTTTACGCAAATTTATTGCTTGCGCGTTTCTTTTAGCACGGTTTTAGTAAACTTTCGGATATATTACTGTAAAAATGCTGAAAGAAGAACTTAGCAGAATACGGTCGAGTTTTCAACTGTCACTATTTTTTGTGACGGTGATGTGGGCGGTGAAGATTATCGAAAACTCGATGGGTACCGACTTTAGCGAGTGGGGTGTTTTTCCGCGCACGCTGGGCGGGCTAAAGGGTATTTTATTCTCACCCTTTATACACGGCGATTATTATCACTTGTTTGATAACTCCATCCCTATACTGGTGCTGGGTACGCTATTGTTTTATTTTTATAAAGAGATAGCTTGGGAGCTAGCCATTCTTAACCTCTTAATTTCAGGGTTTTGGTTGTGGATTATCGGTCGTCCTTCGTTCCACATCGGCGCAAGCGGCTATATATACGGGCTGGCGGCGTTTTTATTCTTTAGCGGGGTATTCAGGCGCAACGTTAGTTTGCTCACCATATCCTTGTTAGTGGTGTTTTTGTACGGCAGTTTAATTTGGGGGATTTTCCCCGTGTTGGAGCATATCTCGTGGGAAGGCCACCTTTCGGGCGGCGTGGCAGGCACCTTACTGGCTTGGAACTACCGGAAAAAAGGGCCGAAGAAACCCGAACCGATTGTGCTGGATGAACCCGATGACAGCGACCCTTACTGGCTGGAAGAGGATGAAAAGGAAGACGACGACGCGTCGCGAAAGCCAATCCGCATCTACAAGTATTTTTATACCGGAAATCCTGCCGACGAACGCAGAGATTGACGCTTGATTAATGTGCCCCCACAGGGTTTACAATATCAGCCAAATCACTCTCCAAGTCAGGCTGTTTGGTACTTTCAACCACCCTGCCAACTTCTTTTCCGTCTTTTAAAATGATAAACGTAGGCACGTATTCAATTTTATATTGCTCCTCAAGGTCAGTGCCGCTTTGTTTGTTCATATCCACCAATACCAATGTTACTTTTGGCGGTGCAGCCAGCGTATCCAGTATTTTATAAAACTTAGGCAACAAGTTTTTTGTATCGCCGCACCAAGTGCCGCCAAACACAATAAATTCGTGCTCGGGGGTGAGGTATTGGTTTAAACGGTCGGTGGCAAAGTGGTTGGTGTTATACCATTTATACTCAAGTGCAAACCAGTCATACTTGCGGGAATCATTAAGTATTTCACGGGTATGAATGCCCTTTGGGTCGGTATTGTGTGAAAACATTTTGCAGGAATAAGTTAAAACAATGAAAAGAAATATAATGGAGGCAGTAATCTTGCGTTGTGTTTTATAAATCATTGTACAAACAATAAATTTGGAGTGCTAATATAAAACCAAACCTCGGGCTACGAAATGCTTAAAACGGGAAATTTATATGAAATAATGGGACTGCCGCGCTATGCTTCTTTGGGCGAGGTAAAGGCCACCTTCAGGCGGTTGGCGGTGCAGCTCCATCCCGATAAAAATCCCGGAAATGTTGAGGCCGAAGAGTTGTTTAAGCAAATATCCGCTGCGTATGATATTTTGGGCGATGAACAAAAGAAAAGGGACTATGATTTAAGACTTTCAGGGTTTTATGCGTATCAAAAAACGGATGGTGAAGCAGAGAAGAAAAAGCAACAAAGCGAGGCGATAAAAAAGCGGAAACGAGAAAAATACGAACGCGAAACCCGCGAAATAAGAGACGCATACTTGAGGGCGCAAAAAACAATGCCCTATAAGTGGCGGTACCGATTGGTGGTTGCAGGCATTTTGCTATCCATGTTCATCATCATCACCAACTGGTATTCTTACGATGTGCTTGGCGAGCGTGAACCGGCCTTTTTTAAAATGCTTTTCGGGTATGTGGTTACGCTGGTTTGTACGGTATATTTCTTAAACTCATTGTTTAAAAAATGGAATGCCGAAAATCTTGATGAGCCCTTTAGGTTTGAGGTACGCAACCGCATTGCCCTGTTTTTTTTAGGGTATGTGGGACTGATATTTTTGTTTAGTTTTAATGCCCCGCAATTATACAAGCAAGTGCAGTTGGACGTATTTGGAAAGACCACCACTGGGACATTATCGGCGGCTATGGAGTCTAATATTGTGCTGGTATATTTTGTTGATGGTGAAAGTATTAGCAAATC
This region includes:
- a CDS encoding PhoH family protein; this translates as MPARKKSNDRKIFVLDTSVILYDHNAINNFQEHDVAIPITVLEELDNFKKGNDTINFEAREFIRFLDKLSTKHNQSLQDWMPLNGPTKGNFRVIMDESSKVDANRVFGERKADHKILNAALHIHEENPARKVIMVTKDVNLRLKAKSLGLLAEDYETGKIKNIDSLYKGITALEDVDSDAIEKLYINGFCPYKELMKDKPFANHYFVLKNNKKSVLCYYNPFTENIEKVDKRTAYGIKPKNAEQAFAMHAIMNPEVQLVTIQGVAGTGKTLLALACALEQRSQFRQIYLARPVVPLNNKDIGYLPGDIKSKLNPYMEPLWDNLKFIQSQFKETEKEHSKVTELVENEKLVITPLAYIRGRSLSNIIFIVDEAQNLTPLEVKTIITRAGEGTKIIFTGDIYQIDTPYLDTQSNGLSYLIDRIRDQNIYSHITLEKGERSELANLANYLL
- a CDS encoding S-adenosylmethionine:tRNA ribosyltransferase-isomerase; its protein translation is MDTSSRLQRLQQIDLEEYNYSLPDERIAKFPLEQRDASKLLVYQNGEISHRTFSKIPGLLPAGSFLFFNNTKVIPARLHFRKDTGALIEVFLLHPVLPSRITAITMAAKGSVTFECLVGNLKRWKDNELLQRNLTINNESFSLTARLVNRDEKLIEISWEPATLTLSELLEVVGQIPIPPYLNREATEKDTETYQTVYAQNDGSVAAPTAGLHFTPAVFEALEKRGIQHDFVTLHVGAGTFQPVKVKDLSTHPMHREQVVYSRQNIENILKHHTNTIPVGTTSMRTLESIYWYGVKLLTDSDKEFLVDKLAPYTSPLHISVEQSMQAVLGFMQQNNLQQLIGETELLIAPGYEFKVCKGLVTNFHQPASTLLLLVDALVQGNWKTIYGQALDNNYRFLSYGDSSLLLP
- a CDS encoding DUF4287 domain-containing protein — protein: MLDKMIENLPKNTGKTLEEWMAIAAQNKHLKHKESVKFLQDNYGLGLNYADLIVHKTNGTDSGSMDGDALITEQYKGKEHLKPIYDILMEHIGKFGDDIEISPKKAYVSLRRKKQFACLKPATKTRFELELILKGQDPTQLLQAIPGAGAMCTHKIVIENLSHITEEVIDWARQAYTKAG
- a CDS encoding AraC family transcriptional regulator; its protein translation is MPFMRLQNITPLPQLQGYIDKLWVFESEGIPPNADLNLIVPNGLIKLVIPFRNKLTGIMEGCNHTSAENSITLIGMTDIPSVVVSPDDSYAGTIGVEFSVFGAYRFFHLPQNEIKNHIHSLTTVVGQAAKTLEEHISNAPTLAEKIYLLQQFLLRQFTRQPHDAIYDYCVKKILFSKGRITVKELEKETGYSSRWLNMKFTEKAGISPKNLASIIRFQQFYQALARNDEKSFFTSSFYDFYYDQSHFIKDFKRFTGMPPTKLALADNEFGKIFYKE
- a CDS encoding DinB family protein, with the translated sequence MTPSAELKHVITNSLNAFNGITEEAWSHKPAPDKWSKREILGHLADSAQNNLRRFIVTQHLQNQNIVYYQNEWVLHQNYQNTPTQEVVELWKVLNQHICRVLDNMPAEKLSYTCDTGKQGQEPHTLEFLIADYIDHLKHHLGQIQ
- a CDS encoding rhomboid family intramembrane serine protease, with protein sequence MLKEELSRIRSSFQLSLFFVTVMWAVKIIENSMGTDFSEWGVFPRTLGGLKGILFSPFIHGDYYHLFDNSIPILVLGTLLFYFYKEIAWELAILNLLISGFWLWIIGRPSFHIGASGYIYGLAAFLFFSGVFRRNVSLLTISLLVVFLYGSLIWGIFPVLEHISWEGHLSGGVAGTLLAWNYRKKGPKKPEPIVLDEPDDSDPYWLEEDEKEDDDASRKPIRIYKYFYTGNPADERRD
- a CDS encoding thioredoxin family protein; this encodes MIYKTQRKITASIIFLFIVLTYSCKMFSHNTDPKGIHTREILNDSRKYDWFALEYKWYNTNHFATDRLNQYLTPEHEFIVFGGTWCGDTKNLLPKFYKILDTLAAPPKVTLVLVDMNKQSGTDLEEQYKIEYVPTFIILKDGKEVGRVVESTKQPDLESDLADIVNPVGAH
- a CDS encoding J domain-containing protein is translated as MLKTGNLYEIMGLPRYASLGEVKATFRRLAVQLHPDKNPGNVEAEELFKQISAAYDILGDEQKKRDYDLRLSGFYAYQKTDGEAEKKKQQSEAIKKRKREKYERETREIRDAYLRAQKTMPYKWRYRLVVAGILLSMFIIITNWYSYDVLGEREPAFFKMLFGYVVTLVCTVYFLNSLFKKWNAENLDEPFRFEVRNRIALFFLGYVGLIFLFSFNAPQLYKQVQLDVFGKTTTGTLSAAMESNIVLVYFVDGESISKSYDIPHKYYGRSINVRVKYSTSNPHVCEVIETLNE